The proteins below are encoded in one region of Equus caballus isolate H_3958 breed thoroughbred chromosome 18, TB-T2T, whole genome shotgun sequence:
- the SESTD1 gene encoding SEC14 domain and spectrin repeat-containing protein 1 isoform X2, whose protein sequence is MLQNVVPAEVSLVCVVKPDEFWDKKVTHFCFWKEKDRLGFEVILVSANKLTRYIEPCQLTEDFGGSLTYDHMDWLNKRLVFEKFTKESTSLLDELALINNGSDKGNQQEKERSVDLNFLPSVDPETVLQTGHELLSELQQRRFNGSEGGVSWSPMDDELLAQPQVMKLLDSLREQYTRYQEVCRQRSKRTQLEEIQQKVLQVVNWLEGPGSEQLRAQWGIGDSIRASQALQQKHEEIESQHSEWFAVYVELNQQIAALLNAGDEEDLVELKSLQQQLSDVCYRQASQLEFRQNLLQAALEFHGVAQDLSQQLDGLLGMLCVDVAPADGASIQQTLKLLEEKLKSVDVGLQGLREKGQGLLDQISNQASWAYGKDVTIENKENVDHIQGVMEDMQLRKQRCEDMVDVRRLKMLQMVQLFKCEEDAAQAVEWLSELLDALLKTHIRLGDDAQETKVLLEKHRKFVDVAQSTYDYGRQLLQATVVLCQSLRCTSRSSGETLPRLNRVWKQFTVASEERVHRLEMAIAFHSNAEKILQDCPEEPEAINDEEQFDEIEAVGKSLLDRLTVPVVYPDGTEQYFGSPSDMASTAEHIRDRMKLVSLKRQQLRHPEMMTAES, encoded by the exons GTTATTTTAGTGTCTGCCAATAAGTTGACTCGTTATATAGAACCATGCCAGTTAACAGAAGATTTTGGTGGGAGTCTCACCTATGATCACATGGACTGGTTAAATAAGAGGCTG GTTTTTGAGAAGTTTACAAAGGAATCTACATCATTATTAGATGAACTTGCTTTGATTAACAATGGAAGTGATAAAGGAAatcagcaagagaaagaaag GTCTGTAGATTTAAACTTTCTTCCATCGGTTGATCCTGAAACAGTTCTTCAGACAG GGCATGAATTGTTATCCGAATTACAGCAGCGTCGATTTAACGGCTCGGAGGGAGGGGTCTCGTGGTCTCCTATGGACGACGAACTGCTTGCGCAGCCGCAGGTTATGAAATTGTTAGACTCACTGCGGGAGCAGTATACCCGCTACCAGGAAGTCTGCAGGCAGCGCAGCAAGCGCACGCAGTTAGAAGAGATTCAGCAGAAGGTCCTGCAG GTTGTGAACTGGCTTGAAGGGCCCGGATCAGAACAACTGAGAGCCCAGTGGGGCATTGGAGACTCCATTCGGGCTTCCCAAGCCCTCCAGCAGAAGCACGAGGAGATCGAGAGCCAGCATAGT GAATGGTTTGCAGTATATGTGGAGCTTAATCAGCAAATTGCGGCACTCTTAAATGCCGGGGATGAGGAAGATCTGGTGGAACTGAAGTCGCTGCAACAACAACTTAGCGATGTTTGTTATCGACAGGCCAGTCAGCTGGAATTTAGGCAGAATCTCTTACAAGCAGCTCTTGAATTTCATGGTGTTGCCCAAGAT TTGTCTCAGCAGTTGGATGGCCTGTTAGGGATGTTGTGCGTAGATGTAGCACCAGCTGATGGAGCCTCGATTCAGCAAACTTTAAAACTGCTTGAAGAGAAGCTGAAAAGTGTTG ATGTAGGATTGCAAGGTTTGCGTGAAAAAGGTCAAGGTCTTCTGGATCAGATCTCCAATCAGGCATCCTGGGCCTATGGAAAAGATGTAAccattgaaaataaagaaaatgtggaccACATACAAGGAGTGATGGAAGATATGCAGCTTAGGAAACAAAG ATGTGAAGACATGGTAGATGTGCGAAGGTTAAAGATGCTTCAGATGGTGCAGTTATTTAAATGTGAAGAAGATGCTGCCCAG GCAGTAGAGTGGCTAAGTGAACTTCTGGATGCCCTGCTTAAGACCCACATCAGATTGGGCGATGATGCGCAGGAGACCAAAGTTTTACTGGAAAAGCATAGAAAATTTGTTGATGTTGCACAG agcacTTATGACTATGGAAGGCAGTTGCTACAGGCCACGGTTGTCTTGTGCCAGTCTTTGCGCTGTACCTCTCGGTCCTCCGGGGAGACGCTTCCTCGACTGAACAGAGTGTGGAAACAGTTTACAGTAGCATCTGAAGAGAGGGTGCACAGGCTGGAAATGGCTATTGCGTTCCACTCAAATGCCGAAaag ATTTTGCAAGACTGTCCAGAAGAGCCTGAAGCTATTAATGATGAGGAGCAATTTGATGAAATTGAAGCAGTTGGAAAATCACTTTTGGATAGATTAACTGTTCCTGTAGTTTATCCTGATGG aaCTGAACAATATTTTGGGAGTCCAAGTGACATGGCTTCTACTGCAGAACACATCAGAGACAGGATGAAACTAGTTAGTCTCAAAAGGCAGCAGCTGCGACATCCTGAAATGATGACTGCAGAGAGCTAA